The Mytilus edulis chromosome 4, xbMytEdul2.2, whole genome shotgun sequence nucleotide sequence ATGTGACTATATTATACAGCAAACTCTAAATTGCCAAGAAATTAGAAGTGAACAAATTTACACagattgtaaaatatttattatcaatACCAAATACCCAAAATAGCAATAATTAAACAGAAATGTCGAAAGACAACCTCTGacgatattcctgacttggtacaagccaATTTTCATGTGACGGTGTTTAACTTAATTTAGATCTCAAACTTTCGCCTTTAACTTTATCTGTGCACTAAAAAACGGTTCACACAAAAGaatatacaataaaatgttcgggaaaatgttgtttgtgctgtatttagacccttctacaacaaaatttgttttacatgcacacgaataaaaattgcggtttttatccaacgcaatcataggtttgaacgtagttttcaatttagacttgtttatattttttcgtttgggcttgtatcatattttacttccggtttatatgaaccgttcatcctatattgactcttaaaattcatgagtctatcttaaattgagggtaaattatatggccttcaaataccgtttcgatccctaacatcactgaagagacatttattgtcgaaatctcgatctggtgtacaaaaaaatattgacaccttatgtttgtggcataacatcttggccacaagtttattgttttctggtttagtattaaatttataaagatccattttgttacatcttgtgatcaattttatttggcaatcgccactggcagtcagcagggttaaagaacatcagttgttcgacctgttagtcgaacagtaaaaaaaagtaaaatcaccaaaaaaaaaacgaacaccgaggaaaatccataacggaaagtccctaatcaaatggcaaaatcaaaagcacaatcacatcaaacgaattgccaacaactgtcatatttctgaattggttcagacattttcttatgtggaaaatgatggattaaacctggttttataaaaATCCGTTTAATAGATTACCATATATACAGGATGATCACAGTTATGATATGAAATCATGCCGTCATATACTAGTAGAAATACAAGTTACTAAAGATCTGTCTAAACTAATCAGATTGGAAAAGTGTGAAGACACTACTTGTTTGACGGACAAGGGGATTCGAAGTCGGGATACAATAAATTCAAGTATAAACATTCAAttcaatatcttaaaaaaaagaagatgacaTTGTTGAACGTTATTCGTCCTTGATCCTTGATATTGAGAGGTcatgaataaaacaataaacactaACAATTGTAACTAGTACTTGaaaaacatgtacatttaatatttttaatcaactaaaaggaagaaataaatataacaaaacaacaatgaaaacatttttgagtaCAAACAGTTTAAAAGTGTATGTAGATTATGTACACATACTATAATGATTTGGTTCCGCCAGTCGGTTGTCTTGTAAAAGTAGGTAAGAATTCCCGGTACCGTCCTGATTTATATTTACACTTCTCACTGGTAACATTACATTGTCTGGTGTCATTTCTAAATATTCTTTAACCTTGGTATTGTCAGCAATCATTGTAGTGTCAACAGTGGTGTCATTTATTGTCTTTTCAACTCTGTTGTCCACGTCTTGGTTTGTATAGTTTGAAACATTTCTTTCAATAAGCTCATAAGCACCTATTCTGTTGTCGCTATTTTCTTCGTTGTAATTATTTGACATCTTCAAGAAATATTTTCTTGTATGCCTTTTTGTAACACAAAGATGTATGACGGTTGCGATAAATATCACCAAAATAATTAGACTTATCGATGTCACATATGCCAAAATTGTACCAAGCATTATATCTGAAAACAAAAGTATTGAGTGAAATATGGTTACACCGTATAGTTTTTGCAAATATTGTAAgtcttagaaaaaaaaagattattccattttttttcctAACTTCGTAGACAAGTAAggaataaaatatattgatatcaaTCAACACGAGGTAGTGTGATGTGGCAAGGTCGCCAATGAAACGACTATCAACAAAACGGACTAACTATTATAGGCCAGCGTAcgtaacaatgagtaaaaccgtATAGTAAGAAGCTATAAAAGGCTTTAATGGATTAAGTCTGATTTACTCAAtttttattgcgaaccctatcttagttttccatagattcacctgcaagttacctgtccatttaaacttttggcagttctattgtcccatctaacaaatacaacaggtattgttctctgtgtagtttattcactcagacctttaaatttcttctaggagaaatatatcactcattgattaatctacctgagtaaaaaattgaactgtcaatgaagaaaaaatacttataccaatactaagtaaggactcacaaaactgcatgtggtgttgtatttattcgatacctggagtaactcgtttttaatgtgttcaatattacatttgtaatactgattcaaaaattaaaagttgatttctgatcaaatattcaatatttttgtgtgtttgataaataaaaaattgaatattattatttttaaattaaggtcttcataaacataagtctataaatgaacaacaacaaaaacatgtaaattcattggaaaatactaaaaaatttgtctgaaataaactttttagtattaaaccagattttatattgaacagattgaaaatatattaatgataatattgaataaacagtttatgtgagttattaaaagtatttcaataaaaaagaagataattttttggtcaggtaaattaatcaatgagtgatatatttctcctagaagaaatttaaaggtcccagtgaataaactacacagagaacaatacctgttgtatttgttagatgggacaataggacttacaaaagtttaaatggacaggtaacttgcaagtgaatctatggaaaactaagatagggttcgcaataatatttcatcacaATCTTGTACATTTGATggatatgtttttaaaattgcCCAGCTGTGTCTCTAGAGACAGATTCGAATTCATAATCCATCAAAGGTAACTAATTTTGTTTAGATAATACGCCCTATGTATAAAACCTATAAAGAATATCATTACCTGCATCAATATGGGTTTCTGTTGACGCTGATTCTGTGACAGTATAAAATGTGCTTTTGTCTGTCCCACCATCCATGCCATCTATCAAAACAATGGTAATAtaatcattataaaattattataattttaatattctAAAGCATATGATATAACTCAAAGTTTTTGTTGGTGGATGTGTTGCTAATTCTTTAGTTCTATATACTGTCTAATGACGATATATATACATCTTTTAGTCGAACTTATATGTTGGCGATAACGTTGTCAGTTTCTCTCGACTAATGTGTTTGGAATGTTCGAAttgtatccccccttttttccattTCACTCTCTACCTAGGAGAAAACatctgatttcatttttttattgtaattttttacgTTTACGCAAAACCATTTCAAATGCAGCAACTTAATCGAGGTCATTTCTCCCATGAAGTGAATACGACACTCCATTTAAGAATTAGAGTAACACCTTTGAGCCAGAAACATTTTTgatctttcttttgtttttttgtttctatCACGCCTCAGTTTCTAAGTATACAGaataaaaaattatgataaaggTCGATGATCATTCGTAACCATCGACAGTCATGCAATAATTCCAAAAGACCCGTTAAATTATCATCATAATATACCGAAGACTAAACAGTTTCTGAGAGAAAAATGGAACACGAACTAAAGTTGCAATTTGATGTCCcaaatttgtctgaaaattacCATTTTCTTTACGAAAAATGAACCCCGAACTTAGGTCTTCAAAGGTTGACAGAgttgtttttataataataagGTCAGCAATAGAAAGTGAAGCATCAAAAACTAAACCAAATGGAGAAATAACtcatgcaatatttttttcttcaaaactaaGGCTCACATTCAAGATGGTAATTATCGCACAAAGCCGAAATACTAGCGGAAttatacttatttttatcttttatagtatggtgttgacaatttttttgaaggTAAGACATTTAGTATTTTAACAGTAATATATAACTGGTTTATTTATATCTTATGTCGATAacagtttgttttttttgcatttcaaataaaacatatcaatAATTATGACATTCATTTATCATATACACTGAAATAGACTGACGTGAATTCAAGTTCAACGAAATTGTGTTCAATGCATAtgcacatatatgtatatatgtttcacATAAAACAATGAATTAGTATTTTCAATCAAAACAAATCAGAGTATGCATATACAAACCTACGATGTTCAAAAGTACTTCGGTAGTATTAACTTTTCTATCTATAGTTTTTATACACTTGTATACTCCTGCGTCTGCCCTTGAAACATTCTCTATCTGCAAATTGTATTCTCCTCTTTGTATGTTCCCCACTATCTTTAACTTGTCTTTGTGAGGTAAATTGATATTAACAATCCCTCGATCACCGTAAACTGTATTCTCCCGTATCCATTGACTTCGGTTCTCGGACGTTTGACATTGTAAGATAACTGTTTCTCCCATTCGTCCTATGATTTCTGTTAATGCATGCACTAGtaataagaaaaatgaaaaatttcaaaaatgtgtgaaaaaaaagtaaaagtacaaaaatactgaactccgatgaataTTCAAGActgaaagtcccaaatcaaatagcaaaatcaaaagctcaaatacatcaaacgaatggataacaactgtcatatttacaactttgtacaggtattttcttatgtagaaaatggtggattaaacctggttttaaagcactaagcctctcacttgtttgacagtcgcaaaCTGAAATATACAACTCGTGTCATACACGACCAGAATATGCCGATTTGGCACCCACAAAAATAAGGTATTGGTCTTTAATATCAAAAGTTTAGATAAATGAGATTTTAATATCATAAGCATTCTGCGGAAGAGTTGACAATAGGAGTAAACTATCAATTGGGTAAAACCTTGACTCATATCTAAGAATACCAAACAATAAGCAAAAAGGCCGTTTTTGTCATATATAACAATTTCCGTATGTTTCTGATATTATAAATGACATTTCAAACCAAATTTCGCAGATATTTCCTTCCCTTTTTTTTTCTAACAAATAAACCACAATTTTGAAGGGGTTGATTCTTATTACATATCAATGTATTTAGCTTTAGGAGTTAGTGACCTAACCCATCAATGGGAGACTTTTTGCATTTCATTATCTATAATACGTTActaaacaatatgaaaataaagatatgtagtatgcttgccaatgagacaattatccatcaaagttcaaatgaagtggacgTTAGCAATTATAAGCAttcgcacggccttcaacaattagaaatACCTATTTAGTGTAGTTGTCTAAATAAAgctccgacatgaaaaatatgaattataaaattgagaattagcTCAATTGAGAAAGCATACGgcctagtttataacaaaataatcagTTCAGGAAAAAAAAAGAGAGCAGATATGAAACAACGACATTAACCAAAGGCAACTACATTCTACTCACTagggacagacacataaagaaggttgccgggttaaacatgtttgtgagtgctcAATCCTCCCCCAACCTTAGACAATAGTTTACAGCACAGTATAAGAACACACAACTTAATCAGTTCATCAGATCGgtgcaaaacataaaaaaaataaaaaataaacaaattcacAGATCGATAGATGCAGGGTTTATCTACATCCCTAACAACAACAATAAGACATAAAGAACATATATTAGATGACTCGCAGTTACCGCTAGTTCAAAGACAATACCTTATAATACAGGAAATAATGTATTTAGGACTAAAATATTAATCAGGAAACGCAACATCCGATGGATTTAGCATAAAGACGTCATTTGCCGTCAGAGAAaaatatgaccttgtgcaatgcaaaAATAAAGGTATAGACAGAGTGAAGAGTCGCAGTGTATAAGTGTATACTAATTATATTTAATATGGTTTTAttcactgataacaaaatcaatacttATACCATTAaagacaatattcaaagatctaattcgAATTGGTAACCTTTTCGAATAAATGTATTCAAAGGATAGATAAGTTTACCCAGATAGTTTATAAATTTCCGGGCTCGTAAACAACATCAACGTAAAACTAAAAAAGTGCtattatatttgaaattattttttttacatgtacaactTGCAAACCTaatctttgtatctatggaagaatttgTAAAGGTTAAAAGTTTGGAAACGAAATCCCTGACTCAATAATTTACCAGCGATAACTTATGATAAATTACGCTCATTGAAATCCAAAACGTGACtacagacttcaacaatgaaaaGTGAATAGTGCACATACTTCAGCCCTGTAGTGTAATTTTATCCTTAAGGACTTACGAGAAGTATTTACGTCATACCACAACCACAATGGTGAGTGTTTTGTCGGCCGATATAAACACAAAACGCTTAACTTGcaagtactttcatttttaattcTACAGAGATGGGCGTTCTACtaattactgttttttttttcatttctaaactATTTTCGAAACGTAATTAAGAATCAAGTGACCTTTTTTCTCAGATTTCCCACGTTTACATCGCGTTCTTTAGAcctctgaatattttttttaatatctgccTAATTCTTATTCTAAATTGCGATCACTTATACGGACTTT carries:
- the LOC139518758 gene encoding uncharacterized protein; its protein translation is MEMYKLANLTVLLFMTLSSPVHALTEIIGRMGETVILQCQTSENRSQWIRENTVYGDRGIVNINLPHKDKLKIVGNIQRGEYNLQIENVSRADAGVYKCIKTIDRKVNTTEVLLNIVDGMDGGTDKSTFYTVTESASTETHIDADIMLGTILAYVTSISLIILVIFIATVIHLCVTKRHTRKYFLKMSNNYNEENSDNRIGAYELIERNVSNYTNQDVDNRVEKTINDTTVDTTMIADNTKVKEYLEMTPDNVMLPVRSVNINQDGTGNSYLLLQDNRLAEPNHYSMCT